CACGGTGAAGCGGGCCTGGGAGCGGGTGTTGTGGCGGGCGATCAGCTCGTCCAGCCGCGTTTTGCGGACGACGAGGACGATCTTATTCTCCGTCGTCCGGTCCATCGGCGGTCCTCGCCTTTCCTTTCCGCATCAGTTCGCGCAGCAGCTCGGGGGAAATGTTCAACTGGCCGATCTTCTCGGTGCTTTCGGCGAGCTGGCGGAAGGCCTGAGCGACCAGCTGGCCGGGCTCCATCCCGACGCTGGCCAGCGATTGCACCACCGCCGGATCCAATCCGGCCAGCGGCTTGAGCACCGCGGCCATTCCGTAGGCCCGCGCATCGGCTTCGCGGCGGGTGTTCTCGGCGGAAAGATCCACCAACTCCTTGCGCTTGCCCTCGAGGGCGACCTGGGTGGCCAGTTCCATCTCGCGCATTTCGCGGCGCTTCTCCTGGACCGCGCGTTCGGCGTCCATCTGGGCCTCGCGCACCAGGCGCTTTTTGTTTTCCACGGCGATCTCGGTGTTCAATTCGCTTTCTTTGATCGCCCGCTCCTGCTCCACCGCAGCGTTGCGCCGCACGTAGACCGCCTCGTCCGCGCGCTGCAGGAGTTTTTCGCGAATGTCCGCCTCGAGCGCGCGGGCCGTCTCGGGGGTGGGCCGGATCGCCTGGATCGACAGATCCAGCACCTCGATCCCCATGGATTGGATCAGGTCGGCGCCCTGCAGGTTCTGGCGGATTCGCTGGGCCAGCGTGTCTGCGGCCAAGAGTGCCTCGGTAAGCGGCAGGCTTTTGATCCCGGACCGGATCCACACCTGCACCTGGTTGACGATCCGCTCCGAAAGGCGGAGCGGATCCTCGGACACGTAGCGGCGGGCGGAGGAGTCGAGGGTGAAATTGGCGAGCTTCGAAAGCCGCTTGGGGTCGGAGACGCGGAAGGCGACGTGCCCCTGAACGTCCACTTCCTGGTAATCCGCCGTCACCTCCTTGAAGATGAAGGGGGCATCCTGGCCCTCGAGCGGGATCAGGACCAGCGAGGTGGTCGGCGCGAAATACACGAACGACAGTCCGGCCCCCTCCCGCACCAGCCTGCCTCCGCCGTATTGCAGGATGTAGTTCGTCGGCTGAACCTTGATGAACCGGAAACCCAGCATGATTCCTCCTTGGAGGATCCGGACCCCGCCCCGGAAGGATATAGTGTTATTTATACACTAATTATAGCCGGCCGGCCGGGTTTGTCAAGGGAGCGCAATCCGGACCGGACGGGCCGAATCGTCGCCGGCGGCGCCGCCCGCCCCGGCCGACTCTTTCAGCCCCGCTTACGGGAACAGCCGCCGGGCTTTGGTTTCTTTCCCGGCGCTCTGGCGGTAGCGGTACAGGCGGGCCGGGCGGCCCTGCCCCGGTGCGGTGCGGTAGCGCCGGGTGGAGGCGAGAATTCCCGCCTCCAGGATCCGGCTGCGGAAGTTGCGCTTGTCCAGCTTTTCCGCCAGGACGGTCTCGTAGGCTTTCTGCAGTTCGGAGAGGGTGAATTCGTCCGGCAGGAGTTCGAATCCGACCGCGGAATACTCCAGCTTGTAGCGCAGCCGGCGGAGGGCGTAGGCCAGGATGTCAGCGTGGTCGAAGGCGAGCTCCGGGACCCTGTCCACCGGATGCCAGGCCGCGCGGGCGGCTTCCTCCCCGGGGCGCACCTCGACATCTTTGGAGAGCAGCGCGAAATACGCCACCGTGACCACCCGTCCGCGCGGGTCGCGGCCCGGATCGCCGAAGGTGTAGAGCTGTTCGAGGTAGACGTCTCGGACTCCGGTTTCCTCCTCCATTTCGCGCAGGGCGGCATCTTCCAGCGATTCGCCGATGCCGACGAATCCACCGGGCAGGGCCCACTTGCCGCGGTGCGGGGCAAAGGCACGCCGGATGAGGAGGACCTTCAAGGCGTCCTGCTCCAGTCGGAAGATCACCACGTCGACGGCGACGGCCGGCTGTCCGGCCCGGGCGGGGAAGGCTTGGGATTCCATCGCGCACCTCGGGTTAATTTTATTAGCAACACCAATTAAAGCCAATCCGTCCGCACGCCGGGCGGATTGCGATCCGGATGCCCGGGCAGAGTTTGCCGGACCCGGGAAGGATCAACGCGCCGCCGTCCGCCTCAAGCCAGGGAGCGGCGAATACGTTGGCCGCAAATCGGTTGCCAAGACACTCGCCCCGGAAGTAAAATCGACGGCGGCGGGAAAAAAAGGATTTCCATGAGGCAGAACATCCGCAGGCGAATCCTCCTGACCTGCATCGGCTTGGCCGTCGGTCCCCAATTAGCGGCCGGGATCGTGTTGGCCGGGCTGACCCGGTTCGCCTCCGCGCCGATCTCGCTGCAAACGGTGTTGACGGTCGCGCTGATTGCCACCGCCGCCTCGGCATGCGCCGCCGTCCTTCTGGGTTTGTGGACCACGCGCCGGATCGTTCAGCCCCTGCAGGGCATGACCGAGGCCGCCGAAGCGATCGCCACCGGCGACCTGGCGCCGCGGATTTCCGCCGTCTCCGACGATGAGGTTGGAATCCTGGCCGGTGCCTTCAACCACATGTGCCGGGTGCTGCGCGGGCGGATCGGCGCGCTGGAACGCCGCTCGGCGGACCAGACCAAGGCCCTGGCCGCGTTGCGCGAAGTCAGCCGCCTCACCGCCATGCTGGAGGAAAGGCAACTGGCAGCGGAGGTCGTCGAGAAGGTCCGCGATTCCTTCCACTACTTCCAGGTGCAGATGTATTTCCTCGACGCGGCCGGCGAGCACCTGATCCTGGCCGGCGACAGCAGGGGAGCCGCTCCGGGATCGCAGGCCGGGGAACACAAGGTTCCCAAAGGGCGGGGCCCGGCGGGGCGCGCCGCGG
Above is a window of Anaerolineales bacterium DNA encoding:
- a CDS encoding NUDIX hydrolase; its protein translation is MESQAFPARAGQPAVAVDVVIFRLEQDALKVLLIRRAFAPHRGKWALPGGFVGIGESLEDAALREMEEETGVRDVYLEQLYTFGDPGRDPRGRVVTVAYFALLSKDVEVRPGEEAARAAWHPVDRVPELAFDHADILAYALRRLRYKLEYSAVGFELLPDEFTLSELQKAYETVLAEKLDKRNFRSRILEAGILASTRRYRTAPGQGRPARLYRYRQSAGKETKARRLFP
- a CDS encoding GAF domain-containing protein; amino-acid sequence: MRQNIRRRILLTCIGLAVGPQLAAGIVLAGLTRFASAPISLQTVLTVALIATAASACAAVLLGLWTTRRIVQPLQGMTEAAEAIATGDLAPRISAVSDDEVGILAGAFNHMCRVLRGRIGALERRSADQTKALAALREVSRLTAMLEERQLAAEVVEKVRDSFHYFQVQMYFLDAAGEHLILAGDSRGAAPGSQAGEHKVPKGRGPAGRAAESNAPVLVPDTASDRGGRPDPPPPKVKSELAVPLAVGDEVLGVLYVRQNIAYGLTQADIDLLQPIAGQVAAAVHCSRPPAGVPRPEESEEAADLIGRKIEQTATMEDALRTAAVELGRALNHREMRVVLFDLPDSGKADSRDGSGGGRLP